The genomic segment TATGAGATTGCCCGTAACCGTCCCGGTCTCTTAGGGGACGTATCTTCTATTCTGGGGATGTTGAACATCAATATCGTAACGATCAATGGTGTGGATACCATGCGTCGAGGTATGCTGCTCTTGACCGATGATGATGAAAAAATGGAGGTTTTGCGCAACGTTGTGCAAAAAATGGACAACATAACCATAACGAGGTTACGTCCCCCGACCATGCTGGATCGCTTGGCTGTTCGCCACGGTCGTTATATTGAACGGGATAGCGAGGACAAAAAAACGTTTCGCTTTGTTCGTGAAGAGCTGGGCTTGCTGGTTGATTTCATGGCAGAAATCCTGAAGAAGGAAGGTCACCAGCTTATCGGGATTCGTGGAATGCCTCGCGTAGGGAAGACTGAATCCATGATTGCTGCCAGCGTATCCGCCAATAAACGTTGGACATTCATTTCCTCCACTTTGTTGCGCCAGACGGTACGCAGCTCCTTAGCCATTGATGAAATGTCTACTGATCATGTATATTTGATAGATGGAATTGTCTCAACGCTGCGATCGACAGAAAAGCACTTCACCTTGCTTCGGGAGATTATGAACTTTCCTGCCGCAAAAATCATTGAGCATCCGGATATATTCGTAAGGGAATCAGAGTACCAACTTGATGATTTCCATTACATTATTGAGCTGCGTCATCATCCGGATGAAGAGATTACATATGAGCTTATCAACAATCGCGGCTTTGATAATTTCGAAATGAATTAAGGAGGGGCAGCTGTGTCTGAGCTAGGTCAAGTCCTGCAAAGGGCCCGCGAAGAAAAAGGAATCACGCTCGACGACATCCAACGTATCACCAAGATACAGCGGCGATATTTGGAAGCCATTGAAAGGGGTCATTTTCACGTA from the Brevibacillus brevis genome contains:
- a CDS encoding YmfK family protein, encoding MEAKKEWYMEYEIARNRPGLLGDVSSILGMLNINIVTINGVDTMRRGMLLLTDDDEKMEVLRNVVQKMDNITITRLRPPTMLDRLAVRHGRYIERDSEDKKTFRFVREELGLLVDFMAEILKKEGHQLIGIRGMPRVGKTESMIAASVSANKRWTFISSTLLRQTVRSSLAIDEMSTDHVYLIDGIVSTLRSTEKHFTLLREIMNFPAAKIIEHPDIFVRESEYQLDDFHYIIELRHHPDEEITYELINNRGFDNFEMN